The following are encoded together in the Ovis aries strain OAR_USU_Benz2616 breed Rambouillet chromosome 15, ARS-UI_Ramb_v3.0, whole genome shotgun sequence genome:
- the LOC101119160 gene encoding olfactory receptor 5AK2-like: MEQNNGTSVTEFLLLGFAAQRTSWHVLFTVFLVIYAATLVGNIGMILLIKTDSSLHTPMYFFLQNLAFVDLCYASAITPKMLQNFVGTKQSISFMGCLVQLLVYGAFITSDSYILAAMAVDRYVAICDPLHYPALMSRRVCIQLLIGSYFMGFLNASVNVGFTFSLDFCKSNKINHFFCDEPPILALSCSDIYFNVMVLAAFVGFNLTFTVSVVIFSYIFILAAILKIASAAGRKKAFSTCASHLTAVTIFCGTLSYMYLHHRTAESQEQEKMASVFYGVVIPMLNPLIYSLRNQEVREALKVIGKKYFRCNA, translated from the coding sequence ATGGAGCAGAACAATGGCACTTCAGTAACTGAATTCCTTCTCCTGGGATTCGCTGCTCAGCGCACGTCTTGGCACGTCCTCTTCACAGTATTTCTGGTGATCTATGCGGCCACCCTGGTGGGTAACATTGGCATGATCCTCCTCATCAAGACTGACTCTTCCcttcacacccccatgtactttttcctccAAAATTTGGCTTTTGTTGATCTTTGCTATGCCTCTGCTATCACGCCCAAAATGTTGCAGAATTTTGTGGGCACAAAACAATCCATCTCATTCATGGGATGTTTGGTGCAGTTACTGGTCTATGGGGCTTTTATAACGAGCGACAGCTACATCCTGGCGGCGATGGCAGTGGACCGTTACGTGGCCATCTGCGACCCTCTCCACTACCCAGCACTCATGTCCCGGAGGGTCTGCATTCAACTCTTGATTGGTTCTTACTTCATGGGTTTCCTAAATGCCTCTGTAAATGTAGGTTTTACTTTCTCACTGGACTTTTGCAAATCCAATAAAATTAACCACTTTTTCTGTGATGAGCCCCCAATTCTGGCCCTCTCATGCTCTGACATTTATTTCAACGTCATGGTGCTAGCAGCCTTTGTGGGGTTTAACTTGACGTTCACCGTGTCCGTCGTCATCTTTTCCTACATATTTATCCTGGCTGCCATCCTGAAGATCGCTTCTGCTGCAGGGCGGAAgaaagccttctccacctgtgccTCCCACCTGACCGCTGTCACCATCTTCTGTGGGACACTCTCTTACATGTATCTGCACCATCGCACTGCAGAGTCTCAAGAGCAAGAAAAAATGGCTTCTGTGTTTTATGGGGTTGTGATCCCCATGTTAAACCCCCTCATCTACAGCCTGAGGAACCAAGAAGTGAGAGAAGCCCTTAAAGTGATAGGAAAAAAATACTTCAGGTGTAATGCTTGA